Proteins encoded in a region of the Phaenicophaeus curvirostris isolate KB17595 chromosome 1, BPBGC_Pcur_1.0, whole genome shotgun sequence genome:
- the SULT1C4 gene encoding sulfotransferase 1C4 isoform X2, translating to MQCSMALDRMEDLSLKQTMVPFESCEVEGIPLTKQMHSIWDRVWKFKARPDDLLIATYAKAGTTWTQEIVDMIQQDGDIEKCRRATTYRRHPFIEWIIEEPPKTNSHLIMKHPTGLELAEAMPSPRTIKTHLPVQLVPPSFWEQNCKVIYVARNAKDNLVSYYHFHRMNKGLPNPGTLEEFIEKFMAGKVLWGSWYDHVKGWWKAKDKHRILYLFYEDMKENPMREIQKIMKFLDKDMNQELLNKIIYNTSFEIMKENPMANYTKDFRGIMDHSVSPFMRKGIVGDWKNYFTVAKNEKFDEDYRKKMADTSLVFRTEF from the exons ATGCAGTGCTCAATGGCCCTGGATAGAATGGAAGATTTGAGTCTCAAACAGACTATGGTTCCATTTGAGTCATGTGAAGTTGAAGGTATTCCCCTCACAAAACAAATGCACAGCATTTGGGACCGAGTGTGGAAGTTTAAAGCCAGACCTGACGATCTGCTCATCGCAACCTATGCAAAAGCAG GTACCACATGGACACAGGAGATAGTGGACATGATTCAACAAGATGGAGACATTGAGAAATGTAGACGTGCCACTACTTACAGACGCCATCCTTTCATTGAGTGGATTATAGAAGAGCCTCCAA AGACCAACTCACATCTCATAATGAAACATCCCACAGGCCTGGAGTTAGCTGAAGCTATGCCTTCTCCACGAACAATAAAAACTCACCTTCCTGTGCAGCTGGTGCCTCCCTCCTTCTGGGAACAAAACTGTAAG GTAATCTATGTGGCGAGAAATGCAAAAGACAACTTGGTGTCATACTACCATTTCCACAGAATGAATAAAGGATTGCCTAATCCAGGAACTCTGGAGGAGTTCATAGAGAAATTCATGGCTGGAAAAG tgctttggGGTTCCTGGTATGACCATGTAAAAGGATGGTGGAAGGCAAAAGATAAGCACCGTATTCTCTACCTTTTCTATGAAGATATGAAGGAG AATCCAATGCGAGAAATTCAGAAGATTATGAAGTTCCTGGACAAAGACATGAATCAGGAGCTTCTAAACAAGATCATCTATAACACATCATTTGAGATAATGAAGGAAAATCCCATGGCAAACTACACTAAAGACTTTCGGGGAATAATGGATCACTCAGTTTCCCCATTCATGAGAAAAG GCATTGTTGGGGACTGGAAGAATTATTTCACTGTggcaaaaaatgagaaatttgatGAGGattacaggaagaaaatggcTGATACCTCTCTTGTTTTTCGAACAGAATTCTGA
- the SULT1C4 gene encoding sulfotransferase 1C4 isoform X1: MEDLSLKQTMVPFESCEVEGIPLTKQMHSIWDRVWKFKARPDDLLIATYAKAGTTWTQEIVDMIQQDGDIEKCRRATTYRRHPFIEWIIEEPPSERYCGLELAEAMPSPRTIKTHLPVQLVPPSFWEQNCKVIYVARNAKDNLVSYYHFHRMNKGLPNPGTLEEFIEKFMAGKVLWGSWYDHVKGWWKAKDKHRILYLFYEDMKENPMREIQKIMKFLDKDMNQELLNKIIYNTSFEIMKENPMANYTKDFRGIMDHSVSPFMRKGIVGDWKNYFTVAKNEKFDEDYRKKMADTSLVFRTEF; encoded by the exons ATGGAAGATTTGAGTCTCAAACAGACTATGGTTCCATTTGAGTCATGTGAAGTTGAAGGTATTCCCCTCACAAAACAAATGCACAGCATTTGGGACCGAGTGTGGAAGTTTAAAGCCAGACCTGACGATCTGCTCATCGCAACCTATGCAAAAGCAG GTACCACATGGACACAGGAGATAGTGGACATGATTCAACAAGATGGAGACATTGAGAAATGTAGACGTGCCACTACTTACAGACGCCATCCTTTCATTGAGTGGATTATAGAAGAGCCTCCAAGTGAGCGTTACTGTG GCCTGGAGTTAGCTGAAGCTATGCCTTCTCCACGAACAATAAAAACTCACCTTCCTGTGCAGCTGGTGCCTCCCTCCTTCTGGGAACAAAACTGTAAG GTAATCTATGTGGCGAGAAATGCAAAAGACAACTTGGTGTCATACTACCATTTCCACAGAATGAATAAAGGATTGCCTAATCCAGGAACTCTGGAGGAGTTCATAGAGAAATTCATGGCTGGAAAAG tgctttggGGTTCCTGGTATGACCATGTAAAAGGATGGTGGAAGGCAAAAGATAAGCACCGTATTCTCTACCTTTTCTATGAAGATATGAAGGAG AATCCAATGCGAGAAATTCAGAAGATTATGAAGTTCCTGGACAAAGACATGAATCAGGAGCTTCTAAACAAGATCATCTATAACACATCATTTGAGATAATGAAGGAAAATCCCATGGCAAACTACACTAAAGACTTTCGGGGAATAATGGATCACTCAGTTTCCCCATTCATGAGAAAAG GCATTGTTGGGGACTGGAAGAATTATTTCACTGTggcaaaaaatgagaaatttgatGAGGattacaggaagaaaatggcTGATACCTCTCTTGTTTTTCGAACAGAATTCTGA